A window of the Mesorhizobium opportunistum WSM2075 genome harbors these coding sequences:
- the dnaK gene encoding molecular chaperone DnaK — protein MAKVIGIDLGTTNSCIAIMDGKEPKVIENAEGARTTPSIVAISGDGERLVGQPAKRQAVTNPENTIFAVKRLIGRRYDDPVTEKDKKLVPYKIVKGDNGDAWVEAGGKKQSPSQISAMILQKMKETAEAYLGEKVEKAVITVPAYFNDAQRQATKDAGKIAGLEVLRIINEPTAAALAYGLDKKEGKTIAVYDLGGGTFDISVLEIGDGVFEVKSTNGDTFLGGEDFDMRLVEYLAAEFKKEQGIDLKNDKLALQRLKEAAEKAKIELSSTTQTEINLPFITADATGPKHLTLKLTRAKFESLVEDLVQRTIEPCKAALKDAGLKAGEIDEVVLVGGMTRMPKIQEIVKQFFGKEPHKGVNPDEVVALGAAIQAGVLQGDVKDVLLLDVTPLSLGIETLGGVFTRLIERNTTIPTKKSQVFSTAEDSQSAVTIRVFQGEREMAADNKPLGQFDLVGIPPAPRGVPQIEVTFDIDANGIVNVSAKDKGTGKEHQIRIQASGGLSDADIEKMVKDAEANADADKKRRAVVEARNQAEALVHSSEKSLKEYGDKVSEAERTAISDAIAALKTAAEGDDAADIEAKSQVLAEASMKLGQAMYEASQKEAAEADAKADAAKDSDVVDADFEEIDEDDDKKKSA, from the coding sequence ATGGCAAAAGTAATCGGTATCGATCTCGGCACCACCAACTCCTGCATCGCCATCATGGATGGCAAGGAGCCGAAGGTAATCGAGAATGCGGAAGGCGCGCGCACGACGCCTTCCATCGTCGCCATCTCGGGCGACGGCGAACGTCTGGTCGGCCAGCCGGCCAAGCGCCAGGCGGTCACCAATCCAGAAAACACCATCTTCGCGGTCAAGCGCCTGATCGGCCGCCGCTATGACGATCCGGTGACGGAGAAGGACAAGAAGCTTGTCCCCTACAAGATCGTCAAGGGCGACAATGGCGATGCCTGGGTCGAGGCCGGCGGCAAGAAGCAGTCGCCCAGCCAGATCTCGGCCATGATCCTGCAGAAGATGAAGGAAACGGCGGAAGCCTATCTCGGCGAGAAGGTCGAGAAGGCGGTCATCACCGTTCCGGCCTATTTCAACGACGCCCAGCGCCAGGCCACCAAGGACGCCGGCAAGATCGCCGGCCTCGAAGTGCTGCGCATCATCAACGAGCCTACGGCCGCGGCACTTGCCTACGGCCTCGACAAGAAGGAAGGCAAGACCATTGCCGTCTATGACCTTGGCGGCGGCACGTTCGACATTTCGGTGCTCGAGATCGGCGACGGCGTGTTCGAGGTGAAGTCGACCAACGGCGACACCTTCCTCGGCGGCGAGGACTTCGACATGCGGCTGGTCGAATATCTGGCGGCCGAGTTCAAGAAGGAACAGGGCATCGACCTGAAGAACGACAAGCTTGCCCTGCAGCGCCTCAAGGAGGCGGCTGAAAAGGCCAAGATCGAGCTGTCGTCGACGACGCAGACCGAAATCAACCTGCCCTTCATCACCGCCGACGCGACCGGCCCGAAGCACCTGACGCTGAAGCTGACCCGCGCCAAGTTCGAAAGCCTGGTCGAGGATCTCGTTCAGCGCACCATCGAGCCCTGCAAGGCGGCGCTCAAGGATGCCGGCCTGAAGGCTGGCGAGATCGACGAAGTGGTCCTGGTCGGCGGCATGACCCGCATGCCCAAGATCCAGGAGATCGTGAAGCAGTTCTTCGGCAAGGAGCCGCACAAGGGCGTCAATCCGGATGAGGTCGTCGCCTTGGGCGCCGCCATCCAGGCCGGCGTGCTGCAGGGCGACGTCAAGGACGTGCTCTTGCTCGACGTGACGCCGCTGTCGCTCGGCATCGAGACGCTGGGTGGCGTGTTCACGCGGCTGATCGAACGCAACACGACGATCCCGACCAAGAAGAGCCAGGTGTTCTCGACCGCCGAGGATTCGCAGTCGGCGGTGACCATCCGCGTCTTCCAGGGTGAGCGTGAAATGGCCGCCGACAACAAGCCGCTCGGCCAGTTCGACCTGGTCGGCATTCCGCCGGCCCCGCGCGGCGTGCCGCAGATCGAGGTCACCTTCGACATCGACGCCAACGGCATCGTCAACGTTTCGGCCAAGGACAAGGGCACCGGCAAGGAGCACCAGATCCGCATCCAGGCCTCGGGTGGCCTTTCGGACGCCGACATCGAGAAGATGGTGAAGGACGCCGAGGCCAATGCCGATGCCGACAAGAAGCGTCGCGCCGTGGTCGAGGCCCGCAACCAGGCCGAGGCGCTGGTGCATTCTTCCGAGAAGTCGCTGAAGGAATATGGCGACAAGGTCTCGGAAGCCGAACGCACGGCGATATCGGACGCGATCGCGGCGCTGAAGACCGCTGCCGAGGGCGACGACGCGGCCGACATCGAGGCCAAGAGCCAAGTGCTCGCCGAGGCTTCGATGAAGCTTGGCCAGGCCATGTACGAGGCTTCGCAGAAGGAAGCCGCGGAAGCCGACGCCAAGGCGGATGCCGCCAAGGACAGTGACGTGGTCGATGCCGATTTCGAGGAAATCGACGAAGACGACGACAAGAAGAAGTCGGCCTGA
- a CDS encoding ABC transporter substrate-binding protein yields the protein MTSKRSVLLLATLSLFALPVHDSMAKTLVYCTEASPDTFDPALASGTRDASATALYNRIVEFEPGTTKVRPGLAEKWEISDDSLTYTFHLRHGVKFHTVDGFTPSRDFNADDVLFTFERQADAQNPFHNYASRPYGYFDGMGMPRLVASWRKLDNYTVVMTLKAPHAPMLANLAMDFASVVSREYADRLLAEKRPLDLATKPVGTGPFQLVDYQQDAVIRYKANPDYWRGRPRIDDLIFAITTDASVRLEKLRAGECDVMPYPNPADLAAIKTAPGIKVMQQEGLNTGYLAFNTLQKPFNDPRVRKAIDMAIDRKALVDVIFRGTGEIARNPLPPTSWAYDKTTPDPVFDPDAARQALTDAGIKDLHMKVWAMPVQRPYNPNAQRMAEMIQSDLARIGVTVDIVTYEWAEYLARSKPVDRDGAMLFGFTGDNGDPDNFLSVPLGCAGVGATNRANWCFPAFDDLLRQAAGSVDLDARMKLYAQAQGIFREQTPWVVIAHSVVSIPMRERVQGYVMDPFDHHDFSNVDISE from the coding sequence ATGACAAGCAAGCGCTCTGTTCTGCTCCTGGCGACGCTTTCTCTTTTCGCGTTGCCAGTTCATGATTCCATGGCCAAGACCTTGGTCTATTGCACGGAGGCCAGTCCGGACACGTTCGACCCGGCTCTCGCTTCCGGCACCCGTGACGCCTCCGCCACGGCGCTCTACAACCGCATTGTCGAGTTCGAACCCGGCACCACCAAGGTGCGTCCTGGCCTGGCCGAGAAATGGGAGATTTCGGACGACAGCCTCACCTACACCTTCCACCTCAGGCACGGCGTGAAGTTTCACACCGTCGATGGCTTCACGCCAAGCCGCGATTTCAATGCCGACGACGTGCTGTTCACCTTCGAGCGCCAGGCAGACGCGCAGAACCCGTTCCACAACTATGCCAGCCGCCCCTATGGCTATTTCGACGGCATGGGCATGCCACGCCTCGTCGCCAGTTGGCGCAAGCTCGACAACTACACCGTCGTCATGACGCTCAAGGCGCCTCATGCGCCGATGCTTGCCAATCTGGCGATGGACTTTGCCTCTGTTGTTTCCAGGGAATATGCCGACAGGCTGCTGGCTGAAAAGCGGCCGCTCGACCTGGCGACGAAACCGGTCGGCACGGGTCCGTTCCAGCTTGTCGACTACCAGCAGGATGCGGTCATCCGCTACAAGGCCAATCCCGATTATTGGCGCGGCCGGCCGAGGATCGACGACCTCATCTTCGCCATCACCACCGATGCCAGCGTCCGGCTGGAGAAGCTGCGCGCCGGCGAGTGCGATGTCATGCCCTATCCCAATCCGGCCGATCTGGCGGCGATCAAGACGGCGCCCGGCATCAAGGTCATGCAGCAGGAAGGCCTCAACACCGGATACCTCGCCTTCAACACGTTGCAGAAGCCGTTCAACGATCCCAGGGTCAGAAAGGCGATCGACATGGCCATCGACAGGAAGGCGCTTGTCGACGTCATCTTCCGGGGCACCGGTGAGATCGCGCGCAATCCGCTGCCGCCGACCTCCTGGGCTTATGACAAGACCACGCCAGATCCTGTTTTCGATCCCGATGCCGCCAGGCAGGCATTGACTGATGCCGGCATCAAGGATCTGCACATGAAGGTCTGGGCGATGCCGGTGCAGCGCCCGTACAATCCCAATGCCCAGCGCATGGCGGAGATGATCCAGTCGGACCTGGCGCGGATCGGCGTCACCGTGGATATCGTGACCTATGAATGGGCCGAATATCTTGCCCGCTCCAAACCGGTCGACCGCGATGGCGCCATGCTGTTCGGTTTCACCGGCGACAATGGCGACCCCGACAATTTCCTCTCGGTGCCGCTCGGCTGCGCCGGTGTCGGCGCCACCAACCGCGCCAACTGGTGTTTTCCTGCCTTCGACGATCTGCTCCGGCAGGCAGCCGGGAGCGTCGACCTCGATGCCCGCATGAAGCTCTATGCGCAGGCACAGGGGATCTTCCGGGAACAGACGCCATGGGTGGTCATTGCCCATTCCGTGGTGTCGATACCGATGCGCGAACGGGTCCAGGGTTACGTCATGGACCCGTTCGACCATCACGACTTCTCGAATGTCGACATCAGCGAATAG